One genomic window of Mailhella massiliensis includes the following:
- the dctP gene encoding TRAP transporter substrate-binding protein DctP, whose amino-acid sequence MLKKFGVMAMVLAMGGMLAFTGTAVAAKGFKHLSFMGGYMEKHPTTVNVFKPFIAAAEKQFNGKLSFDYFSTNSLYPESEAFAAVTDGRVDIGEVRPSVFPGKMNLLGVVALPGMCPNAIVGSMVAEELIQKFQAVRDEFPPNSVHFTSWASAAYQIHSLKPIRNAEELKGKKIIAWDATTLEYVKALGANPIRMSSPDTYLALSKGMADGVLCPLAPLRSYKITEATKHHLILNLGVNTFCLEANKDLWDSMPDDMRAWLKQEGGLKMAEACGKSLEDGAKDDTAWMEKQGHTFYYLNDEERAAILAPLAKFTDLWQKEECGNMDPVLVEEVLKFARERSRYYTEQVRSGAFGDYKI is encoded by the coding sequence ATGCTGAAAAAGTTCGGAGTGATGGCCATGGTTCTCGCCATGGGCGGAATGCTGGCCTTTACCGGAACCGCCGTGGCGGCCAAGGGGTTCAAGCATCTGTCCTTCATGGGCGGCTACATGGAGAAGCACCCCACCACGGTGAACGTGTTCAAGCCTTTCATCGCGGCTGCCGAAAAGCAGTTCAACGGCAAGCTTTCCTTCGACTATTTCTCCACCAACTCCCTGTATCCCGAATCGGAAGCGTTTGCCGCCGTGACCGACGGCCGTGTGGACATCGGCGAAGTACGCCCCTCCGTTTTTCCCGGCAAAATGAATCTGCTCGGCGTGGTGGCGCTGCCCGGCATGTGCCCCAATGCCATCGTGGGCAGCATGGTGGCCGAGGAACTCATCCAGAAGTTCCAGGCCGTGCGCGATGAATTTCCGCCGAACTCCGTACATTTCACTTCGTGGGCTTCCGCCGCGTATCAGATTCATTCCCTCAAGCCCATCCGCAATGCGGAAGAACTGAAGGGCAAGAAGATCATTGCCTGGGATGCCACCACTCTGGAATATGTGAAGGCTCTCGGCGCCAATCCCATCCGCATGAGTTCTCCCGACACGTATCTCGCGCTTTCCAAGGGAATGGCCGACGGCGTGCTCTGCCCGCTGGCCCCTCTTCGTTCCTATAAGATCACCGAAGCCACCAAGCATCATCTCATCCTGAATCTCGGCGTCAACACGTTCTGCCTGGAAGCGAACAAGGACCTGTGGGATTCCATGCCCGACGACATGCGCGCCTGGCTCAAGCAGGAAGGCGGCCTGAAGATGGCCGAAGCCTGCGGCAAGTCTCTGGAAGACGGGGCGAAGGACGACACCGCCTGGATGGAAAAGCAGGGGCACACCTTCTATTATCTCAATGATGAGGAACGTGCCGCCATTCTCGCGCCTCTGGCGAAGTTCACCGATCTTTGGCAGAAGGAAGAGTGCGGGAATATGGACCCCGTACTTGTCGAGGAAGTGTTGAAGTTCGCCCGCGAACGCAGCAGGTACTATACGGAGCAGGTCCGCTCGGGCGCGTTCGGCGACTACAAGATCTAG
- the plsY gene encoding glycerol-3-phosphate 1-O-acyltransferase PlsY, with protein MTYLALLFCVALAFLLGAVPFGLVIAKTFKGIDPRKAGSGNIGSTNVARLCGLPWGILTLFCDIMKGLLPVLLAVHLLPSAYMQSAVALAAVTGHVKSPFLGFRGGKGVATTIGALLPLAFWPLLCAVLCCVAVIAVTRYVSLGSMVMSVSLILFYALFGRFDLVPLAVILCAMIVWAHRANIGRLARGEESKFLAGKKR; from the coding sequence ATGACCTATCTCGCCCTTCTCTTCTGTGTCGCTCTGGCCTTCCTTCTCGGCGCCGTCCCCTTCGGACTGGTCATCGCCAAAACCTTCAAGGGCATAGACCCGCGCAAGGCGGGGAGCGGCAACATCGGTTCCACCAACGTCGCCCGGCTCTGCGGTCTGCCCTGGGGCATACTCACGCTTTTCTGCGACATCATGAAGGGCCTGCTGCCCGTGCTGCTGGCCGTGCATCTGCTGCCCTCCGCCTACATGCAGAGCGCCGTGGCTCTTGCGGCGGTAACGGGACATGTGAAATCCCCCTTCCTCGGCTTCCGCGGCGGCAAGGGCGTGGCCACCACCATAGGCGCGCTCCTGCCCCTGGCCTTCTGGCCGCTTCTCTGCGCCGTGCTCTGCTGCGTGGCCGTCATTGCCGTCACACGCTACGTTTCCCTCGGATCCATGGTCATGTCGGTTTCGCTCATCCTGTTCTACGCCCTGTTCGGCCGCTTCGACCTGGTGCCTCTCGCGGTCATTCTCTGCGCCATGATAGTATGGGCGCATCGCGCCAACATCGGCCGCCTTGCAAGGGGTGAGGAAAGCAAATTCCTTGCAGGAAAAAAGCGGTAA
- a CDS encoding ArnT family glycosyltransferase: protein MDEKIERTEQDKEKFSAGNDTPAAQETEAPAKEETPAPETPQAGEPATEVKAEESPEQGENTPQPETTETPGEEAKAAEDTPLKLAEPVKKRKVVRKKFSAAAAPETPPAPPSGPAAKVFDALSYAGLPLLIVLAAAMTFLEVWQVRDLWFSDEVRLADAFMNLRNGDWLMLTLNGIPYPDKPPLYFWFMEALCRIPGVTMPMVFFLAVAVSHALFIGSIWLLARGTGHDRREAFASGLVALSCLYISGAACYPRMDLLFAAVVTLGMTCLYRGWIKSFAPFWLTAGFVLMGVATLIKSPLGIAFAVAASILFLFWRGTPGRLNGRDGLPGFLLMLLVVAAWLGALYLEGHQDYLRDMLGTQLAGRVLEGGHHAEPWWYYLAAIPVIWAPWVLIILFVNWFAALRGIPGAWKSRRENGGSSWLWIWFFSGAAMLSCVQAKMAVYALPLLAPLAVLTGRSLLRLTPGRSRCFFSLVSAVLAVAGLALVLVDVFPMLRPYIGGFLPPVPAMADPWLEALEGVMYMGGILVLLAVVLLFFTRLSLPGGALLVTAVGMVLLLQPYHFFVAPSMDKLLSPRSQAVAMAEKVKEGYAPAAFHVYPGAYAWHINEIIPSEGKRISVPDLANEKARDAWLKEHPRAVMAMPEADWKAWADKPAGAKTVLTAWMVHKPYVVVTVDAAPAPAESPAVQEVPAEPAADPAEQAPAQDAPAEAPAPETATPAAEAPAEAPVPVEAPAPAPAL, encoded by the coding sequence ATGGACGAAAAGATAGAACGCACCGAACAGGACAAGGAAAAATTTTCCGCAGGCAACGACACTCCCGCCGCTCAGGAAACGGAAGCCCCCGCAAAGGAGGAGACCCCCGCCCCCGAGACCCCGCAGGCCGGGGAACCTGCGACGGAAGTCAAGGCGGAAGAATCTCCTGAACAGGGGGAAAACACGCCGCAGCCGGAAACGACGGAAACGCCCGGAGAAGAAGCGAAGGCGGCGGAAGATACTCCGCTGAAGCTCGCCGAACCCGTGAAAAAGCGCAAGGTCGTCCGCAAAAAGTTTTCCGCTGCGGCGGCGCCGGAAACGCCTCCGGCCCCGCCCTCCGGCCCCGCCGCAAAGGTATTCGACGCGCTCTCCTATGCGGGCCTGCCCCTGCTCATCGTACTTGCCGCCGCCATGACCTTCCTTGAAGTCTGGCAGGTGCGCGATCTGTGGTTCTCGGATGAGGTGCGCCTTGCCGACGCCTTCATGAATCTCCGCAACGGCGACTGGCTCATGCTCACCCTGAACGGCATACCCTACCCCGACAAGCCGCCGCTCTATTTCTGGTTCATGGAAGCGCTGTGCAGGATTCCCGGCGTCACCATGCCCATGGTCTTCTTCCTGGCCGTGGCCGTTTCCCACGCGCTGTTCATCGGTTCCATCTGGCTGCTGGCGCGGGGCACGGGTCACGACAGGCGCGAGGCCTTCGCCTCCGGTCTTGTGGCTCTGAGCTGCCTCTACATCAGCGGCGCGGCCTGCTATCCCCGCATGGACCTTCTTTTCGCCGCCGTGGTCACGCTGGGCATGACGTGCCTGTACCGCGGCTGGATCAAGTCCTTCGCACCGTTCTGGCTCACGGCGGGCTTCGTGCTCATGGGCGTGGCCACGCTCATCAAAAGCCCCCTCGGCATCGCCTTCGCCGTGGCTGCGAGCATTCTTTTCCTCTTCTGGCGCGGCACTCCCGGCCGCCTGAACGGACGCGACGGTCTGCCGGGCTTTCTGCTCATGCTTCTTGTGGTTGCCGCCTGGCTCGGCGCCCTCTACCTTGAAGGGCATCAGGACTATCTGCGCGACATGCTGGGCACGCAGCTTGCCGGCCGCGTACTGGAAGGCGGCCATCATGCAGAGCCCTGGTGGTACTACCTGGCCGCCATTCCCGTCATCTGGGCCCCCTGGGTGCTCATCATCCTGTTCGTGAACTGGTTCGCCGCGCTGCGCGGCATTCCCGGCGCGTGGAAATCCCGCAGGGAAAACGGCGGCTCGAGCTGGCTGTGGATATGGTTCTTCTCCGGCGCCGCCATGCTTTCCTGCGTACAGGCAAAAATGGCCGTCTACGCCCTGCCTCTGCTTGCGCCCCTCGCCGTACTCACCGGCCGCTCGCTGCTCCGCCTCACTCCCGGCCGCAGCCGCTGCTTCTTCAGCCTTGTTTCCGCCGTGCTGGCCGTAGCGGGCCTCGCCCTCGTGCTGGTGGACGTGTTCCCGATGCTCCGTCCGTACATCGGCGGCTTCCTGCCCCCGGTCCCGGCCATGGCCGATCCCTGGCTGGAAGCGCTGGAAGGCGTCATGTACATGGGCGGCATCCTCGTGCTGCTCGCCGTGGTGCTGCTCTTCTTCACCCGCCTCTCCCTGCCCGGCGGCGCGCTGCTCGTCACCGCCGTGGGCATGGTGCTGCTGCTCCAGCCCTATCACTTCTTCGTGGCTCCCTCCATGGACAAGCTTCTCAGCCCGCGCTCGCAGGCCGTCGCCATGGCCGAAAAGGTGAAGGAAGGCTACGCCCCGGCCGCGTTCCACGTCTATCCCGGAGCCTATGCCTGGCATATCAATGAGATCATCCCCTCCGAAGGAAAGCGCATCTCCGTGCCCGATCTCGCCAATGAAAAAGCGCGCGACGCATGGCTGAAGGAGCACCCCAGAGCCGTCATGGCCATGCCCGAAGCCGACTGGAAGGCATGGGCCGACAAGCCCGCCGGAGCGAAGACCGTACTCACGGCGTGGATGGTGCACAAGCCCTATGTGGTAGTGACCGTCGACGCCGCCCCCGCCCCTGCGGAAAGCCCGGCCGTGCAGGAAGTCCCCGCCGAACCCGCCGCCGACCCTGCAGAACAGGCCCCCGCTCAGGACGCTCCGGCGGAAGCTCCCGCTCCTGAAACCGCGACGCCTGCCGCCGAGGCTCCCGCCGAAGCCCCGGTTCCGGTTGAAGCTCCCGCTCCAGCCCCCGCCCTGTAA
- the tnpA gene encoding IS200/IS605 family transposase, whose protein sequence is MAKEQNLAHTKWLCRYHIVFTPKYRRKVIYGQYREEIGKIIRQLCNYKGIEIIEGHMMIDHVHMLVMIPPKYAISSVMGYIKGKSSLMIFDKFSQLKYRYGNRRFWSVGYYVSTAGLNEATIRKYIRDQDREDIMLDKRTCREYTDPFSPKQGKLL, encoded by the coding sequence ATGGCGAAAGAACAAAATCTGGCACATACGAAATGGCTGTGTAGGTACCATATTGTCTTCACTCCGAAGTATAGGAGAAAAGTGATTTACGGGCAATACCGTGAAGAAATAGGAAAAATAATACGACAGCTTTGTAATTACAAGGGAATCGAAATTATTGAGGGACATATGATGATAGACCATGTGCATATGCTTGTCATGATACCGCCAAAGTATGCGATATCGTCGGTTATGGGGTATATAAAGGGTAAAAGTTCACTGATGATTTTTGATAAATTTTCCCAGCTGAAATACCGGTATGGCAATCGGAGATTCTGGAGCGTGGGATATTACGTCAGCACAGCAGGTTTGAACGAAGCAACGATCAGGAAATATATACGGGATCAGGATAGAGAAGATATCATGCTTGATAAGAGGACGTGCAGGGAATATACGGATCCGTTCAGTCCAAAGCAGGGAAAGCTCCTTTAG
- a CDS encoding MarR family transcriptional regulator produces MEDQVLKAMKEAGKPVRPGDIAKILGVDSKEVSKACAELKKAGKIHSPKRCYYEPVAE; encoded by the coding sequence ATGGAAGATCAGGTTCTCAAAGCCATGAAGGAAGCCGGAAAGCCCGTCCGCCCCGGCGATATTGCCAAGATTCTCGGCGTGGATTCCAAGGAAGTGTCCAAGGCCTGCGCCGAGCTGAAGAAGGCGGGCAAGATTCATTCCCCCAAGCGCTGCTACTACGAGCCTGTGGCGGAATAG
- a CDS encoding GGDEF domain-containing protein — MMRDTDAETIEMLYRKVRFLETVLDELPTPVFAKSADARFCFFNKAYEEFYHVDRHGLLGRTVLELDHLSRESRERCQREDMAAIRTGSVVHYESVCNTHAGPRHILYWSKGFCVPHTGEKGLVGNLVDVFDMKLMEQTLADKITELEIAQAELRRMSYTDPLTGLFNRRAFEKRAGEWMKLSVRHGQAVSMIMMDVDFFKKINDAFGHDIGDAVLKFLAEALQEHCRAEDIVARIGGEEFVILLPMVGWEGALVLAERIRDTVRDCRTFPHGGILTCSFGVTQFSAPETLGVFFKRADDALYQAKRKGRNGICIRLAEEDDRP; from the coding sequence ATGATGAGAGATACCGACGCTGAAACCATAGAGATGTTATACCGCAAGGTGCGCTTTCTTGAAACCGTACTGGATGAACTGCCGACGCCCGTGTTCGCCAAGTCGGCCGATGCGCGTTTCTGCTTTTTCAACAAGGCGTACGAAGAGTTCTATCATGTCGACCGTCATGGTCTGCTGGGCAGGACGGTGCTGGAACTCGACCATCTTTCCAGGGAATCGCGGGAAAGGTGTCAGCGTGAGGACATGGCGGCCATCAGGACGGGGAGTGTCGTTCACTATGAATCCGTGTGCAATACTCATGCGGGACCCAGGCATATTCTGTACTGGAGCAAGGGCTTTTGCGTCCCTCATACGGGAGAAAAGGGACTTGTGGGGAATCTTGTGGATGTTTTCGACATGAAGCTCATGGAACAGACGCTTGCCGACAAGATTACGGAGCTGGAAATCGCCCAGGCGGAACTGCGCAGAATGAGCTATACCGATCCGCTGACCGGGCTGTTCAACCGCCGCGCCTTCGAAAAGCGGGCCGGAGAATGGATGAAACTGAGCGTCCGGCACGGGCAGGCTGTTTCCATGATCATGATGGACGTGGACTTCTTCAAGAAAATCAATGACGCCTTCGGCCATGACATAGGGGATGCCGTGTTGAAGTTCCTTGCGGAAGCGCTTCAGGAACATTGCCGCGCAGAAGATATCGTCGCACGTATCGGGGGAGAGGAGTTCGTGATTCTGCTTCCCATGGTAGGCTGGGAAGGCGCTCTGGTGCTTGCCGAGCGTATTCGCGATACCGTGCGGGACTGCCGTACCTTTCCTCATGGCGGAATACTGACGTGCAGCTTCGGCGTGACGCAGTTTTCCGCGCCGGAAACTCTGGGAGTCTTTTTCAAGCGGGCGGACGATGCCCTGTATCAGGCCAAGCGGAAAGGCCGCAACGGCATATGCATACGCCTTGCGGAGGAGGACGACAGGCCCTGA
- the hpf gene encoding ribosome hibernation-promoting factor, HPF/YfiA family, with translation MQIEVVFRNLTPSDPLKNYALKRFQKIDRMVGDEAAKLLVTLSMESNRPKVDLLLTGQDLNFAASEKNDDMYAAIDLCNDRIGQQLRKASERRSQINRDTMVNSLGEADE, from the coding sequence ATGCAGATCGAAGTTGTTTTCCGTAATCTCACCCCTTCCGATCCCCTGAAGAACTACGCCCTCAAGCGTTTCCAGAAGATAGACCGCATGGTCGGAGATGAGGCGGCCAAGCTTCTGGTCACCCTTTCCATGGAAAGCAACAGGCCGAAAGTCGACCTTCTGCTCACCGGGCAGGATCTGAACTTCGCCGCCAGTGAAAAGAACGACGACATGTACGCCGCCATCGACCTGTGCAACGACCGCATCGGACAGCAGCTCCGCAAGGCCAGCGAACGCCGCAGCCAGATCAACCGCGACACCATGGTGAACTCCCTCGGCGAAGCCGACGAATAG
- a CDS encoding aryl-sulfate sulfotransferase, which yields MGHPTVYPTGVTLYNPEKAYNGYTVMPVKGQGAMLIDMNGQEIKLWKGVHGFPNKIFPGGYLLGSRGIRNPKYGLQDQVDLIQVDWDGNVVWEFNQAEFIEDPGEKPQWMARQHHDFQREGSTTGYYAPGHEPQSMSGNTLVLCHRDVHCEYISDKPLLDDVVYEVNWDGEIIWEWQASDHVQEMGFSEAARNAMCRNPNYRGGSLIDSAPGLGDWMHINSMSTLGPNKWYDAGDERFHPDNIIMDGRETNIIFIISKETGKIVWKVGPDYSLGHPEHKLGWIIGQHHAHMIPDGLPGAGNILVFDNGGWAGYDSPNPGAPIGVKAAQRDYTRVLEFDPITLDIVWQYTPHEAGFVVPLDASRFYSPFISAAQRLPNGNTLITEGSDGRLLEVTADHEIVWEFINPYKDGRNMNMVYRAYRVPYEWVPQAEHTPEVAIAPADCSSFRMPGAAAFGSRSSEVEVEGTLGYVANAGDCIAATDD from the coding sequence ATGGGCCATCCTACAGTTTACCCTACCGGTGTTACCCTTTACAATCCTGAAAAGGCGTACAACGGCTATACCGTCATGCCCGTCAAGGGCCAGGGCGCCATGCTCATCGACATGAACGGCCAGGAAATCAAGCTCTGGAAGGGCGTTCACGGCTTCCCGAACAAGATCTTCCCCGGCGGTTATCTGCTCGGCAGCCGCGGCATCCGCAACCCCAAGTACGGCCTTCAGGACCAGGTCGACCTCATCCAGGTGGACTGGGACGGCAACGTGGTGTGGGAATTCAACCAGGCCGAATTCATTGAGGATCCGGGTGAAAAGCCCCAGTGGATGGCCCGTCAGCACCACGATTTCCAGCGTGAAGGCAGCACCACCGGCTACTATGCTCCCGGCCATGAACCTCAGTCCATGTCCGGCAACACCCTCGTGCTCTGCCACCGCGACGTTCACTGCGAATACATCTCCGACAAGCCTCTGCTCGACGACGTCGTGTACGAAGTGAACTGGGACGGCGAAATCATCTGGGAATGGCAGGCCTCCGATCATGTGCAGGAAATGGGCTTCTCCGAAGCCGCCCGCAACGCCATGTGCCGTAACCCCAACTACCGCGGCGGTTCCCTCATCGACAGCGCTCCCGGTCTCGGCGACTGGATGCACATCAACTCCATGTCCACCCTCGGCCCCAACAAGTGGTATGATGCCGGCGATGAACGCTTCCATCCCGACAACATCATCATGGACGGCCGTGAAACCAACATCATCTTCATCATCAGCAAGGAAACCGGCAAGATCGTCTGGAAGGTCGGCCCCGATTACAGCCTCGGCCATCCCGAACACAAGCTCGGCTGGATCATCGGTCAGCATCATGCGCACATGATTCCCGACGGGCTCCCCGGCGCGGGCAACATCCTCGTGTTCGACAACGGCGGCTGGGCCGGTTACGACAGCCCCAACCCCGGCGCTCCCATCGGCGTGAAGGCCGCTCAGCGCGACTACACCCGCGTTCTGGAATTCGATCCCATCACGCTGGACATCGTGTGGCAGTACACTCCCCACGAAGCCGGCTTCGTGGTTCCGCTGGACGCCAGCCGCTTCTACAGCCCCTTCATCAGCGCCGCTCAGCGTCTGCCCAACGGCAACACCCTCATCACCGAAGGTTCCGACGGCCGCCTGCTCGAAGTGACCGCCGACCATGAGATCGTGTGGGAATTCATCAACCCCTACAAGGACGGCCGCAACATGAACATGGTGTACCGTGCCTACCGCGTGCCCTACGAATGGGTGCCTCAGGCCGAACACACCCCTGAAGTGGCCATCGCTCCCGCCGACTGCTCCAGCTTCCGTATGCCCGGCGCCGCCGCCTTCGGCAGCCGCAGCAGCGAAGTGGAAGTGGAAGGTACCCTCGGCTATGTGGCCAACGCCGGCGACTGCATTGCCGCCACCGACGACTAA
- a CDS encoding TRAP transporter large permease subunit, giving the protein MAEQVSLSPAFQSIHDFLEKLTTKVSWLSYVAMAILPVLITVDVCCRLFGFSVPGSLELQENLLALTTFSFMAVLQLHDRHMMIDFIYERMSKSMQRWCDMTVASLVLGVMVLLTFESYDAFLSKFGTQSMELYIPLEFYYWMPVMGLCLTAVVALFQFLRESVKCIGTGHYVPFVLGVAFAFALAYLPFWYRESPYEISNLFLGLIAFGLLFLFLFIRMPIAWAMSIIGAMGMVAVSRNIVAALAAVGTTPYAASANYNLVALPLFVLMGCMILYSGISVDLFNSANKWIGHMPGGMGMAGVAGCTGFAAVCGDSLSTAVTMGSVSLPEMMRLKYSPSLATGSLAAGGTLGILIPPSSGFIIYGIVTEVSIGRLFMAGLVPGIMLALMFMGYIYYMAVRHPELAPRGPKYTLEEKIQSSMGLLPILALFVLVLGSIVAGICSPNEGGGIGAMGAFLYALARRKVTKENLLASLHETGELTARIMGIMVGVAILGYFFAATRLPFLLADFIVSLPFNRYWVFAIIVVIYIILGCMMNVIPMLMLTLPSIFPTVVALGFDPVWFGVVSVMIMEMGQITPPVGVVVFALAGVAKGIPIETIFKGIVPFVGLMILAVVLITFIPDIALWLPYTLMGPEVL; this is encoded by the coding sequence ATGGCAGAACAAGTTTCCCTTTCTCCCGCTTTTCAGAGCATACATGACTTTCTTGAAAAACTGACCACCAAGGTGAGCTGGCTGAGCTATGTGGCCATGGCCATTCTGCCCGTGCTCATCACCGTGGACGTATGCTGCCGTCTGTTCGGTTTCAGCGTGCCCGGCTCGCTGGAACTTCAGGAAAATCTTCTGGCGCTCACCACCTTCTCCTTCATGGCGGTTCTTCAGCTGCACGACCGTCACATGATGATCGACTTCATCTATGAGCGCATGTCCAAGAGTATGCAGCGCTGGTGCGACATGACGGTGGCCTCTCTGGTGCTCGGCGTCATGGTGCTGCTCACCTTCGAAAGCTACGACGCTTTCCTGAGCAAGTTCGGCACCCAGTCCATGGAGCTCTACATTCCTCTGGAATTCTACTACTGGATGCCCGTGATGGGTCTCTGCCTCACGGCCGTCGTGGCGCTGTTCCAGTTCCTGCGCGAGAGCGTCAAGTGCATCGGCACCGGCCACTATGTTCCCTTCGTGCTCGGCGTCGCCTTTGCCTTTGCGCTGGCCTATCTGCCTTTCTGGTACCGTGAAAGCCCCTACGAAATTTCCAACCTCTTCCTCGGACTCATAGCGTTCGGCCTGCTCTTCCTCTTCCTGTTCATCCGTATGCCCATCGCCTGGGCCATGAGCATCATCGGCGCCATGGGCATGGTGGCCGTTTCCCGTAACATCGTCGCCGCTCTGGCCGCCGTGGGTACCACGCCGTACGCCGCTTCCGCCAACTACAACCTTGTGGCCCTGCCGCTTTTCGTGCTCATGGGCTGCATGATTCTTTACTCCGGCATTTCCGTCGACCTGTTCAATTCCGCCAACAAGTGGATAGGCCACATGCCCGGCGGCATGGGCATGGCCGGCGTTGCAGGCTGCACGGGCTTTGCCGCCGTGTGCGGCGACTCCCTCTCCACCGCCGTGACCATGGGTTCCGTGTCTCTGCCGGAAATGATGCGCCTCAAGTATTCGCCCTCCCTCGCCACGGGCTCTCTGGCCGCAGGCGGTACGCTGGGCATCCTCATTCCGCCAAGCTCGGGCTTCATCATTTACGGTATCGTGACGGAAGTCTCCATCGGGCGTCTGTTCATGGCCGGTCTCGTGCCCGGCATCATGCTGGCCCTCATGTTCATGGGCTACATCTACTACATGGCCGTGCGTCATCCCGAGCTGGCTCCCCGCGGCCCCAAGTACACCCTGGAGGAGAAGATTCAGTCCTCCATGGGCCTGCTTCCCATCCTTGCCCTGTTCGTGCTGGTGCTCGGCAGCATCGTGGCCGGTATCTGCTCTCCCAACGAAGGCGGCGGCATCGGCGCCATGGGCGCCTTCCTGTATGCCCTCGCCCGCCGTAAGGTGACGAAGGAAAACCTGCTCGCCTCTCTGCATGAAACCGGCGAACTCACCGCCCGCATCATGGGCATCATGGTGGGCGTGGCCATCCTCGGCTACTTCTTCGCCGCCACCCGTCTGCCCTTCCTGCTGGCCGACTTCATCGTCTCCCTGCCGTTCAACCGCTACTGGGTCTTCGCCATCATCGTGGTCATCTACATCATCCTCGGCTGCATGATGAACGTTATCCCCATGCTCATGCTCACCCTGCCTTCCATCTTCCCCACCGTGGTTGCCCTCGGCTTCGACCCCGTGTGGTTCGGCGTGGTGTCCGTCATGATCATGGAAATGGGCCAGATCACGCCTCCCGTGGGCGTGGTGGTCTTCGCTCTTGCCGGTGTGGCCAAGGGTATCCCCATCGAAACCATCTTCAAGGGCATCGTTCCCTTCGTGGGCCTGATGATTCTTGCGGTGGTGCTCATCACCTTCATCCCGGATATCGCCCTCTGGCTGCCTTACACCCTCATGGGTCCGGAAGTACTCTAA
- the dctP gene encoding TRAP transporter substrate-binding protein DctP, which produces MLKRFGALAAALAVGGMLAMSGTAMAAKGFKHLSFMGSYLEKHPTVVNYWEPYFKATDEKFGGKLTFDYFATNSLYPESEAPQAITDGRVDFGVLRPSVYPGKYNLLNVVAIPGMCPNAIVGSLVLEDIIEKFPEARAELPDNSVHFTSWASAAYQLHTLKPVKTMEDLKGKKIIVWDAVALELVKALGANPIRMSSPDTYLALSKGMGDGVICPLAPLKSYKITEATKYHLMLNIMVQAFTMEANKDLWDSMPDDMKSYLKQTGGMEMALGVGKSLEDGAKEDTAWMESQGHTFFYLTDEERAPFLAPLGQFVNDWKASCEGEKPEVIDAVYKYAQERSKFYTEEMRAGKYGDYKM; this is translated from the coding sequence ATGTTGAAACGATTCGGAGCTCTGGCCGCTGCTCTGGCCGTGGGCGGAATGCTGGCCATGTCGGGAACCGCCATGGCCGCCAAGGGGTTCAAGCATCTGTCCTTCATGGGCAGCTACCTTGAAAAGCATCCCACCGTGGTGAACTACTGGGAACCCTATTTCAAGGCCACGGACGAAAAGTTCGGCGGCAAGCTGACCTTCGACTACTTTGCCACCAACTCCCTGTATCCCGAATCCGAAGCTCCTCAGGCCATCACCGACGGCCGCGTGGACTTCGGCGTGCTTCGTCCCTCCGTGTATCCCGGCAAGTACAACCTGCTGAACGTGGTGGCCATTCCCGGCATGTGCCCCAACGCCATCGTGGGTTCCCTGGTGCTTGAGGACATCATCGAGAAGTTCCCCGAAGCGCGTGCCGAACTTCCCGACAACAGCGTGCATTTCACTTCCTGGGCTTCCGCCGCGTATCAGCTGCATACCCTCAAGCCCGTCAAGACCATGGAAGATCTGAAGGGCAAGAAGATCATCGTGTGGGACGCCGTCGCGCTTGAACTCGTGAAGGCTCTCGGCGCCAACCCCATCCGCATGAGCTCTCCCGATACCTATCTTGCCCTGTCCAAGGGCATGGGCGACGGCGTCATCTGCCCGCTCGCTCCCCTCAAGTCCTACAAGATCACCGAAGCCACCAAGTACCACCTGATGCTCAACATCATGGTGCAGGCCTTCACCATGGAAGCGAACAAGGACCTGTGGGACTCCATGCCCGACGACATGAAGAGCTATCTCAAGCAGACCGGCGGCATGGAAATGGCGCTCGGCGTGGGCAAGTCTCTGGAAGACGGCGCCAAGGAAGACACGGCCTGGATGGAATCTCAGGGCCACACCTTTTTCTATCTCACCGATGAGGAACGCGCTCCCTTCCTTGCGCCTCTCGGCCAGTTCGTCAACGACTGGAAGGCCTCCTGCGAAGGCGAAAAGCCCGAAGTCATCGACGCCGTGTACAAGTACGCTCAGGAACGTTCCAAGTTCTATACCGAAGAGATGAGAGCCGGCAAGTACGGCGACTACAAGATGTAA